A stretch of the Malus sylvestris chromosome 10, drMalSylv7.2, whole genome shotgun sequence genome encodes the following:
- the LOC126586443 gene encoding serine/threonine-protein kinase D6PKL2: MASKSGTRASSRMQQKAAGGQTVETNDLRQLLPEQLPKSVQNSSKQVAVDASDNKRSTNSNEQGSADSLISKLNSISLSMSSNLEKATREIDSTANETRGSLESSVDQEKKTSEYGSVKDSSVSAKVSDGTSSLAKTSGSAKISDRVDFVESGKSSMCRGSTGSDVSDESTCSSFSSSISKPHKANDLRWEAIQAVRTRDGALGLGHFRLLKRLGCGDIGSVYLSELSGTKCYFAMKVMDKGSLASRKKLLRAQTEREILQSLDHPFLPTLYTHFETDKFSCLVIEFCPGGDLHTLRQRQPGKHFSEQAVKFYVAEVLLSLEYLHMLGIVYRDLKPENVLVREDGHIMLSDFDLSLRCAVSPTLVKTSSMEFEPLRKNPVYCVQPACIEPPSCIQPSCVAPTTCFGPRLFSSKSKKDKKSKNEIGNQVRPLPELIAEPTDARSMSFVGTHEYLAPEIIKGEGHGSAVDWWTFGIFLYELLFGKTPFKGSGNRATLFNVVGQPLRFPESPVVSFAARDLIRGLLVKEPQHRLAYKRGATEIKQHPFFEGVNWALIRCATPPDIPKPVEIERIPAPTASSSEKEKAPPTPTIASPVQKGSDNYLEFDFF, translated from the exons ATGGCCTCAAAATCTGGTACCAGAGCTTCCTCAAGAATGCAACAGAAAGCAGCTGGTGGGCAGACGGTAGAAACTAATGATCTCAGGCAATTGCTCCCGGAGCAATTACCAAAATCTGTACAAAACTCATCAAAGCAGGTTGCAGTAGACGCTTCTGATAATAAAAGGTCAACAAATTCTAATGAACAAGGATCTGCGGATTCCTTGAttagtaaattgaattcaattTCATTGTCAATGTCATCCAACCTTGAAAAGGCAACAAGGGAAATAGATTCTACTGCAAATGAGACTAGAGGCTCACTTGAAAGTTCTGTTGATCAAGAAAAGAAGACATCAGAGTATGGAAGTGTGAAGGACAGTTCAGTTTCGGCCAAAGTGAGCGATGGAACAAGCAGCCTTGCCAAGACCAGTGGAAGTGCTAAGATTAGTGATCGAGTTGATTTTGTTGAGAGTGGCAAGAGCAGTATGTGTAGAGGAAGCACTGGCAGTGATGTGAGTGATGAGAGCACCTGTAGCAGCTTTAGTAGCAGCATCAGCAAACCTCACAAAGCAAATGACTTGAGATGGGAAGCTATTCAAGCTGTCCGAACTAGAGATGGGGCTCTGGGTCTGGGTCATTTCAGACTGCTGAAGAGGTTAGGCTGTGGGGATATTGGAAGTGTCTATCTGTCAGAGCTGAGTGGAACAAAATGTTATTTTGCAATGAAAGTTATGGACAAAGGGTCTCTAGCAAGTCGTAAAAAGCTTCTTCGGGCTCAGACAGAAAGAGAGATACTGCAATCTCTGGATCACCCCTTCCTTCCAACATTATATACCCACTTTGAGACAGACAAGTTTTCATGCTTGGTAATAGAGTTCTGTCCTGGAGGAGACTTGCACACTCTCAGGCAGAGGCAGCCAGGGAAACATTTTTCTGAGCAGGCAGTAAA ATTCTATGTTGCTGAGGTCCTGCTATCTCTGGAATACCTCCACATGCTTGGGATTGTCTACCGTGACCTTAAGCCAGAAAATGTGCTAGTGAGGGAAGATGGTCATATAATGCTCTCTGACTTTGATCTTTCCCTCCGTTGTGCTGTTAGTCCAACTCTTGTCAAAACATCATCAATGGAGTTTGAACCCTTGCGCAAGAACCCTGTGTATTGTGTCCAGCCAGCTTGCATTGAGCCACCTTCCTGTATCCAACCATCCTGTGTAGCTCCTACAACATGCTTTGGACCACGTCTGTTTTCTAGCAAGTCCAAGAAGGACAAAAAATCTAAAAACGAAATAGGAAACCAAGTTAGACCATTACCTGAGCTGATTGCTGAGCCAACTGATGCCAGGTCTATGTCATTTGTTGGAACCCATGAATATTTGGCACCTGAGATCATCAAGGGGGAAGGTCATGGAAGTGCTGTTGATTGGTGGACTTTTGGAATCTTTTTATATGAGCTGTTGTTTGGTAAAACTCCATTTAAAGGTTCCGGGAATCGTGCAACATTGTTCAATGTTGTGGGTCAACCTCTCCGGTTTCCAGAATCACCAGTTGTCAGTTTTGCAGCAAGGGATCTCATAAGGGGATTGCTTGTTAAGGAACCGCAGCACAGATTGGCATATAAACGAGGGGCAACTGAGATTAAGCAACATCCCTTCTTTGAAGGTGTAAATTGGGCATTGATACGTTGTGCTACCCCACCGGATATCCCAAAGCCTGTTGAGATTGAGCGGATACCAGCCCCAACAGCATCATCAAGCGAGAAGGAGAAGGCTCCTCCCACCCCCACAATCGCTTCTCCCGTTCAAAAGGGTTCTGATAATTATCTGGAGTTCGATTTCTTTTAG
- the LOC126587654 gene encoding phosphoglycolate phosphatase 2: protein MTDTVCLIVIVVYLQSQTLTLTMNSSLSQSQLLSRQNANQLLDSIEAFLFDCDGVIWKGDKLIDGVPQTLHFLRSKGKKLVFVTNNSTKSRKQYADKFLSLGISVSEDEIFSSSFAAAMYLQLINFPKHKKVYVIGEQGILEELQLAGFTALGGPEDGKKTAQLKSNCLFEHDKSVGAVVVGLDQYINYYKLQYGTLCIRENPGCLFIATNRDAVGHMTDLQEWPGAGCMVAAICGSTQKEPIVVGKPSNFLMEFLLKKFDISCSKMCMVGDRLDTDILFGQNAGCRTLLVLSGVTTQSALEDPSNKTQPEYYTSTLSDILDLMT from the exons ATGACAGACACTGTCTGTCTAATAGTAATAGTAGTGTATTTGCAGTCCCAAACCCTAACCCTGACGATGAACTCCTCCCTGTCCCAGTCTCAGCTGCTTTCTCGTCAGAACGCGAACCAGCTCCTGGATTCTATCGAAGCTTTTCTCTTCGACTGCGATG GTGTCATTTGGAAGGGCGATAAGCTCATCGATGGCGTCCCTCAGACACTCCACTTCCTACGATCAAAG GGGAAGAAGCTGGTGTTCGTTACCAATAATTCGACaaaatcaagaaagcaataCGCGGACAAGTTCCTTTCCCTCGGCATTTCGGTTTCTGAG GATGAGATATTCTCTTCATCCTTTGCCGCTGCTATGTACTTGCAACTCATTAACTTCCCCAAACACAAGAAG GTTTATGTGATAGGGGAACAAGGCATATTGGAAGAGCTGCAGCTTGCTGGATTTACAGCTCTCGGTGGCCCC GAAGATGGGAAAAAAACTGCGCAGCTGAAATCAAATTGTCTCTTTGAACATGATAAGAGT GTTGGAGCAGTTGTGGTTGGACTAGACCAGTATATTAACTATTACAAGCTTCA ATATGGAACCCTCTGCATACGTGAAAATCCAGGATGTCTTTTCATTGCAACCAATAGAGATGCAGTTGGACACATGACTGATTTACAAGAATGGCCtg GTGCGGGGTGTATGGTAGCTGCGATCTGTGGATCCACCCAGAAGGAACCTATTGTAGTTGGAAAGCCATCTAATTTCCTGATGGAATTTTTGTTAAAGAA ATTCGATATTAGTTGCTCCAAAATGTGTATGGTGGGTGACAGATTAGATACTGATATATTGTTTGGCCAGAATGCTGGCTGCAGAACTCTACTCGTTCTTTCGG GTGTGACGACTCAATCTGCTCTTGAAGACCCTTCAAATAAGACTCAACCAGAGTACTATACGAGCACGTTGTCCGACATTTTGGACTTGATGACTTGA